A part of Candidatus Moraniibacteriota bacterium genomic DNA contains:
- the lgt gene encoding prolipoprotein diacylglyceryl transferase has translation MMNWWQHIPEHINPIVCSFGSFSLSWYSVTFLLGALFSLLFLWGVTCRDSIAVLSREEFLDFSLFLLGGAIIGARFGYAIFYNAAFFVAHPASLVSPFDLETGAWIGIAGMSAHGGIVGIVLAVLVFAWKYRKSVCVLLDAVALSVPIAIFFGRLGNFFTGELFGRVTSVSWGMFFPRAGDAFLHHPSQLYEACGEGVVLWAALLVLSKRMKIPGKLFAWALGLYGGIRFFLEYLREPDRQIGFIWSIFTLGQILCLALIVAAGILLWWMRKGRNAILSRTG, from the coding sequence ATGATGAATTGGTGGCAGCATATTCCAGAACACATTAATCCGATTGTTTGTTCTTTCGGCAGTTTTTCTCTTTCTTGGTATAGCGTCACTTTTCTTCTTGGTGCACTTTTTTCTTTGTTATTTTTGTGGGGAGTGACTTGCCGAGATTCTATAGCAGTGCTTTCTCGAGAGGAATTCTTAGATTTTTCTCTGTTTCTTCTCGGTGGTGCAATTATTGGTGCTCGATTTGGATACGCGATTTTCTATAATGCTGCTTTTTTCGTTGCACATCCCGCTTCGCTTGTCTCGCCATTTGATCTTGAAACGGGCGCATGGATTGGTATTGCTGGTATGAGCGCTCATGGGGGAATTGTTGGTATAGTGCTCGCAGTACTTGTTTTTGCTTGGAAGTATCGGAAGTCTGTGTGTGTATTGTTGGATGCGGTAGCGCTCTCTGTGCCGATTGCTATTTTCTTTGGGCGTCTCGGGAACTTTTTTACGGGAGAGCTCTTTGGTCGCGTGACGAGTGTGTCATGGGGCATGTTCTTTCCGCGTGCTGGCGATGCATTCCTTCATCATCCGTCCCAACTCTATGAGGCGTGTGGCGAAGGAGTGGTTCTTTGGGCGGCGCTTCTTGTTCTCTCAAAGCGAATGAAGATTCCGGGGAAACTTTTTGCCTGGGCGCTTGGTTTGTATGGAGGGATTCGATTCTTTCTCGAATATCTCCGTGAGCCAGACAGGCAGATCGGCTTTATTTGGAGTATTTTTACGTTAGGACAGATCCTTTGCTTGGCGCTGATTGTTGCTGCAGGAATTCTCTTGTGGTGGATGAGAAAGGGAAGAAATGCTATACTTTCTCGTACAGGGTAA
- a CDS encoding AI-2E family transporter, whose translation MRIPHFNTIFFFLVFFVTGGVVFFVMQPFLTSLLVAAVLATLFHGTYQFFLRASGGRRAVSASGILLLVAFLVIIPILILATLVVGEATNALSAFSSGEHSLGDIVQTAQMKLSALPYIGEVLSSQNFRFADMLGSVSSGSGAFISFLQALYGSVAGLILWIFALFFALFYFLIDGECVLNFLKRMSPLSDRDDEELMYDFASMSRAVVKGSIAVAILQGVVGGIGVAVAGVSSPAIWGAVMGFFSLIPAVGSGIVWLPMGLWLLFSGDAWQGAFLLAFGVGIISTIDNVLRPKFVGRDTQIHPLLVFFSTLGGIALFGIVGLLIGPIIVSFFLALVRIYAREFKVDLDTYNQSGSA comes from the coding sequence ATGCGCATTCCTCATTTTAATACAATTTTCTTTTTCCTTGTCTTCTTCGTGACTGGCGGGGTGGTGTTTTTTGTTATGCAGCCCTTCTTGACGTCACTGTTGGTGGCGGCGGTGTTGGCGACTCTCTTTCATGGAACATATCAATTTTTTCTCCGAGCATCTGGCGGTCGACGCGCTGTGAGTGCGTCGGGCATCCTCCTTCTTGTTGCATTCCTTGTTATCATTCCGATTCTCATCTTGGCAACGCTCGTCGTTGGAGAAGCAACGAACGCACTTTCGGCATTTTCATCAGGGGAGCATTCTCTCGGGGACATAGTGCAGACGGCTCAAATGAAATTGTCGGCACTTCCTTATATTGGAGAAGTTCTTTCGTCTCAGAATTTTCGGTTCGCAGATATGCTGGGAAGTGTCTCGAGTGGCAGTGGTGCTTTCATTTCGTTTCTGCAAGCACTCTATGGAAGTGTCGCGGGGTTGATTCTTTGGATATTTGCACTCTTCTTCGCGCTCTTTTACTTTCTCATTGATGGTGAGTGCGTGCTGAATTTCTTGAAACGTATGAGCCCTCTGTCGGATCGTGATGATGAGGAGCTTATGTATGACTTTGCATCTATGAGTCGGGCGGTCGTGAAGGGTTCTATCGCTGTCGCGATTCTGCAGGGAGTTGTGGGTGGTATTGGTGTCGCAGTCGCCGGGGTTTCATCGCCGGCTATCTGGGGAGCAGTGATGGGATTTTTCTCGCTTATTCCGGCGGTCGGGTCTGGTATTGTCTGGCTTCCGATGGGGCTTTGGCTCCTTTTCTCAGGAGATGCATGGCAAGGGGCCTTTCTGCTTGCTTTTGGCGTAGGGATTATTTCGACGATAGACAATGTACTTCGACCGAAATTTGTGGGGCGCGATACGCAGATTCATCCGCTCCTAGTGTTTTTCTCAACGCTTGGCGGTATTGCTCTTTTTGGTATTGTGGGGTTGCTTATCGGACCGATCATTGTTTCGTTTTTTCTTGCACTGGTTCGGATCTATGCGCGGGAGTTCAAGGTGGATCTTGATACCTACAATCAGAGTGGATCGGCATGA
- a CDS encoding A/G-specific adenine glycosylase translates to MARRLFQLNSVRLFESTLLDFFGKAGREHLPWRREGISAYEVWVSEIMLQQTQVSRVLSYYGKFFVRFPDVESLARASWEEFLPYYAGLGYYSRGRNMLRTAKIVVETFGGEFPRDIKTLQTLPGVGDYTASAIASFAYDVNTLAWDTNLRRVIGRFFFGTKYFEKIQEERNGKSRDKKNVAAKDDWRNNIGNRFSVSAKTLNAAIMDFGSAICIGKPKCAACPLALRCVYSKEKGERESTTKQKQLRVEGKKERVRNYAWKDARVEVTLHENHRKYFSSLKGEYRPFLVPSSHNTRAGIKAWFRERYGLDVSVRPPHEKILVENVPILFVNVQILSGTHVFVEFSKEDLRKG, encoded by the coding sequence ATGGCAAGGAGATTGTTTCAACTGAATAGTGTTCGATTATTTGAATCGACGCTTCTCGACTTCTTTGGGAAGGCGGGGCGGGAGCATTTGCCGTGGCGTCGGGAGGGAATTTCGGCATACGAAGTGTGGGTGTCGGAGATTATGCTTCAGCAGACACAGGTATCTCGCGTTCTTTCCTATTACGGGAAATTTTTCGTGCGTTTCCCTGACGTCGAATCACTCGCACGAGCGTCGTGGGAAGAATTCCTGCCGTATTATGCGGGACTTGGCTATTACTCGCGTGGGAGAAATATGCTTCGCACGGCGAAGATAGTTGTTGAGACATTTGGTGGGGAATTTCCGCGGGATATTAAGACATTGCAGACATTGCCCGGTGTCGGGGATTATACGGCGAGTGCGATTGCAAGCTTTGCTTATGATGTCAATACGCTTGCGTGGGATACGAATCTCCGGCGCGTTATTGGGAGGTTCTTTTTTGGGACAAAATATTTTGAGAAAATTCAGGAAGAGCGAAATGGGAAGAGTAGAGACAAGAAGAATGTTGCAGCAAAGGATGATTGGAGGAATAACATTGGGAATCGTTTTTCTGTTTCGGCGAAGACTTTGAATGCGGCGATCATGGATTTTGGCAGTGCAATATGCATAGGGAAGCCGAAATGTGCCGCTTGTCCGCTTGCTCTGCGATGCGTGTATTCCAAAGAAAAGGGTGAGAGAGAGTCGACGACAAAGCAAAAACAATTGCGAGTGGAAGGAAAAAAAGAGCGTGTGCGAAATTATGCGTGGAAGGATGCACGGGTCGAGGTAACTTTGCATGAAAATCATCGAAAGTATTTCTCGTCTCTCAAGGGAGAGTATCGACCGTTTCTTGTTCCATCATCACACAATACGCGAGCGGGAATAAAAGCGTGGTTTCGTGAGCGGTACGGGTTGGACGTGTCTGTCCGTCCGCCACACGAGAAGATATTGGTTGAGAATGTTCCCATTCTATTTGTGAATGTGCAGATTCTCTCTGGAACGCATGTCTTTGTTGAATTTTCAAAAGAGGATCTCCGGAAAGGATAG
- a CDS encoding GGDEF domain-containing protein, with protein sequence MNTFEATPVNSPKERSADSKEDIIKQKGDALREKLRAYRSQKDFFKNATEKAKEIGVSAEEYLIEYAEKEDTIREDSDSPSAVFELSNPAGSAINNLLHEKIKQGFLADHDTLTGLLNRRAFEENVRRRQAIIKNFEQQPEVFSERRQESQAHTEQQDYRRHYSIMFIDADKFKSVNTEYGHDAGDTVLKEIAKTIKEKIRDNEGVVARWGGEEIVALVPVDIDIACAIAERIRTAVEQRTFRAERKRDFHVTISIGIAPYQDDSKKQIKTADMAVQAAKGDFSSVKNIAESLGGITVEEDLSETRNQIQFVDKNGILSRFKPKE encoded by the coding sequence ATGAATACCTTCGAAGCAACTCCGGTAAACAGTCCAAAAGAAAGATCTGCTGATTCCAAAGAAGACATCATTAAACAAAAAGGAGATGCCCTTCGGGAAAAGTTGCGCGCATACCGTTCCCAAAAAGATTTCTTCAAGAATGCCACAGAAAAAGCAAAAGAAATTGGCGTTTCCGCAGAAGAATACCTCATTGAATACGCAGAGAAAGAAGATACCATCAGAGAAGATTCAGACTCTCCCTCCGCCGTGTTTGAATTATCCAACCCTGCAGGTTCAGCTATTAACAATCTCCTCCATGAGAAAATAAAGCAGGGCTTTCTCGCTGATCATGATACGCTCACAGGACTTCTCAACAGGCGAGCTTTTGAAGAAAATGTCCGCCGCCGACAAGCAATCATAAAAAACTTTGAACAACAACCCGAGGTCTTTTCGGAACGTCGCCAAGAAAGCCAAGCTCATACAGAACAGCAGGATTACAGGAGGCACTATTCTATTATGTTCATAGATGCCGATAAGTTCAAGTCAGTGAACACTGAATATGGACATGATGCTGGAGATACCGTCCTCAAAGAAATCGCAAAGACTATCAAAGAAAAAATCCGTGACAACGAAGGCGTAGTAGCTCGATGGGGCGGCGAAGAAATAGTTGCTCTTGTTCCAGTCGATATCGATATCGCCTGCGCAATAGCAGAGCGCATTCGAACAGCTGTCGAGCAAAGAACATTTCGAGCTGAAAGAAAACGCGATTTTCATGTCACCATAAGTATTGGTATTGCTCCATACCAAGATGATAGCAAGAAACAGATAAAAACTGCTGATATGGCCGTTCAAGCAGCAAAAGGCGACTTCTCATCTGTCAAAAATATTGCGGAAAGTCTTGGAGGAATCACGGTAGAGGAAGATCTCAGCGAAACACGTAACCAGATACAATTTGTCGACAAAAATGGGATTCTCTCGAGATTCAAACCAAAAGAATAA
- the mnmA gene encoding tRNA 2-thiouridine(34) synthase MnmA, whose protein sequence is MVLLQKQSKIAVLVSGGVDSSVSLALLKNAGYDVRAFYLKIWLEDEVSFLGECPWEEDLRYVREVCEQLDVPLTVVPLQKEYWERIVSYVLDEVRLGRTPNPDMLCNPRVKFGAFFETLAKESFDFIATGHYARTTLVRGRTKLLCSPDLVKDQTYFLSQLSQVQLSRALFPIGEYQKDRVRELAQEFHLPNASRKDSQGICFLGKVRFDEFLGHYLGTKRGDLVEYETGKKIGEHDGFWYFTIGQRKGVKLSGGPWFVVAKDAKENTVFVSNAWRGAEGSREQFVIENTNWVSGSFPKKRTFDVKIRHGEARYPCHIRLLSGDRWRVHLNESQPGIAPGQFAVFYDGEECLGGGVIVEE, encoded by the coding sequence ATGGTACTACTGCAAAAGCAATCAAAAATAGCGGTGCTTGTTTCGGGCGGAGTGGATAGCTCTGTGTCTTTGGCGTTGCTTAAAAATGCAGGGTATGATGTTCGCGCATTTTATCTCAAGATCTGGCTGGAGGATGAGGTGTCTTTCTTGGGGGAATGTCCGTGGGAGGAGGATTTGCGATATGTTCGCGAGGTATGTGAACAGCTCGATGTACCACTTACGGTTGTGCCGCTTCAGAAGGAATATTGGGAAAGGATAGTCTCCTATGTGCTCGATGAGGTGCGCCTTGGACGGACGCCAAACCCTGATATGCTCTGTAACCCTAGAGTGAAGTTTGGTGCATTCTTTGAGACGCTTGCGAAGGAATCATTTGACTTCATTGCGACGGGACACTATGCGCGGACGACGCTTGTTCGAGGGAGGACGAAGCTTCTGTGTTCGCCTGATTTGGTAAAAGATCAAACATATTTTCTCTCGCAACTTTCACAGGTACAGTTGTCACGTGCGCTTTTCCCGATTGGAGAATATCAGAAAGATCGTGTACGGGAGCTTGCGCAGGAATTTCATTTGCCAAATGCAAGTCGAAAAGATAGTCAGGGCATATGCTTTTTGGGGAAGGTGCGCTTCGATGAATTTCTCGGGCACTATCTGGGTACGAAGCGAGGTGATCTCGTCGAATATGAAACGGGGAAGAAAATCGGAGAGCATGACGGTTTCTGGTATTTCACTATCGGGCAGAGGAAGGGTGTCAAACTCTCTGGTGGACCATGGTTTGTGGTTGCAAAAGATGCAAAGGAAAACACGGTGTTTGTTTCCAATGCGTGGCGTGGCGCGGAAGGATCGCGCGAGCAGTTTGTCATCGAAAATACGAATTGGGTATCTGGTTCATTTCCGAAGAAGAGGACATTCGATGTAAAAATACGCCACGGAGAAGCAAGATACCCGTGTCATATTCGATTGCTTTCGGGAGATCGATGGCGCGTACACCTCAACGAATCGCAGCCCGGCATTGCGCCGGGACAGTTCGCTGTATTCTATGATGGAGAGGAATGTTTGGGAGGAGGAGTGATTGTGGAGGAATAG